A single window of Castor canadensis chromosome 3, mCasCan1.hap1v2, whole genome shotgun sequence DNA harbors:
- the Fabp5 gene encoding fatty acid-binding protein 5, translating into MATLKQMEGRWRLVDSQGFDEYMKELGVGLALRKMGAMAKPDCVISCDGNKIDIKTESTLKTTQFSCTLGEKFEETTADGRKTQTVCNFTDGALVQHQEWDGKESTITRKLKDGKLVVECVMNNVTCTRVYEKVE; encoded by the exons ATGGCCACGCTGAAGCAGATGGAAGGAAGATGGCGCCTGGTGGACAGCCAAGGCTTTGACGAGTACATGAAGGAACTAG GAGTGGGACTAGCTCTGCGAAAGATGGGAGCAATGGCCAAACCAGATTGTGTCATCTCTTGTGATGGCAATAAGATCGACATAAAAACCGAGAGCACTCTGAAAACAACACAGTTTTCTTGCACCCTGGGAGAGAAATTTGAAGAAACTACAGCTGATGGCAGAAAAACTCAG ACGGTCTGCAACTTCACAGATGGTGCGTTGGTGCAGCATCAGGAGTGGGATGGAAAAGAAAGCACAATAACGAGAAAATTGAAAGATGGGAAATTAGTGGTG gAGTGTGTCATGAACAATGTCACCTGTACTCGGGTTTatgaaaaagtagaataa